One genomic region from uncultured Treponema sp. encodes:
- a CDS encoding YifB family Mg chelatase-like AAA ATPase: MKIFCFSPFGYEGNLVTVEVDLRRGIPTVDIVGLADNAVKESRERMKSAIINSGLLFPPERVLISLSPADLKKEGAGFDLAIALAVLSAKENLENENSAFQTEPILVIGELELNGNIRPVKAIHAAAATAYASGIRYCIVPAANAEEAREIRTMKIFGAENLTEAFNALKNPESFSDYKTSHVEEKNGSAIKDAVEINGILFPPEEFEFKEICGQQELVRGLQIAAAGKHNLLAFGPPGCGKTLSLQRFPALVPLLTKEESQSVTRIYSIAGILQAGARIIKKAPFRQPHQTSTIEGMCGGGIHCSPGEISLAHNGTLFLDEAAEFRTSVLQILRVPLETGSITLSRAGRSTIFPSNFQLLMSMNPCPCGNYGSKEKLCLCSARSVEQYWKKISAPLLDRIDLSIQVEKVSIENSNSSQSISTSELRKEIAAAIKIQRKRGKRNSRLSPSEIKEFCQMNSEAKKILDEATEAYEFSPRSVSSCIKIARTISDMKEENVIGKDSMEEAVKFKKPAGAMNLLA, from the coding sequence ATGAAAATTTTTTGTTTTTCGCCTTTTGGCTACGAAGGAAATCTTGTTACAGTTGAAGTTGATTTGCGCCGCGGAATTCCTACCGTTGACATAGTCGGGCTTGCGGACAATGCGGTAAAAGAATCGCGAGAAAGAATGAAAAGCGCAATTATAAATTCCGGGCTTTTGTTTCCGCCTGAACGAGTTCTTATAAGTCTTTCTCCTGCCGATTTGAAAAAAGAGGGAGCCGGTTTTGACCTTGCGATTGCTCTTGCAGTTTTGTCAGCAAAAGAAAACTTAGAAAATGAAAATTCTGCATTTCAAACAGAACCGATTCTTGTGATTGGCGAGCTTGAACTGAACGGAAACATACGGCCTGTAAAAGCCATTCATGCGGCAGCGGCAACTGCTTATGCAAGCGGAATAAGATATTGCATCGTTCCTGCTGCGAATGCGGAAGAAGCAAGGGAAATCCGCACAATGAAAATTTTTGGCGCAGAAAATTTGACAGAAGCTTTCAATGCGTTAAAAAATCCAGAATCATTTTCTGATTATAAAACTTCGCACGTTGAAGAAAAAAACGGAAGCGCAATAAAAGATGCAGTTGAAATAAATGGAATTCTTTTTCCGCCGGAAGAATTTGAGTTTAAAGAAATTTGCGGGCAACAAGAACTTGTGAGAGGTTTGCAAATCGCCGCGGCAGGAAAACACAACTTGCTCGCGTTCGGTCCTCCCGGCTGCGGAAAAACACTTTCGCTTCAAAGATTTCCTGCGCTAGTTCCATTGCTCACAAAAGAAGAAAGTCAAAGCGTAACCCGGATTTATTCGATTGCAGGAATTCTTCAGGCTGGAGCAAGAATAATAAAAAAAGCTCCGTTCAGGCAACCGCACCAGACGTCTACAATAGAAGGAATGTGCGGCGGCGGAATCCATTGCAGCCCAGGAGAAATTTCACTTGCGCACAACGGAACTCTTTTCTTAGACGAAGCTGCGGAATTCAGAACATCAGTTCTTCAGATTTTAAGAGTTCCGCTTGAAACAGGAAGCATAACTTTAAGCAGAGCCGGACGCTCCACAATTTTCCCATCAAATTTTCAGCTTTTGATGTCAATGAATCCGTGCCCCTGCGGAAACTACGGCTCAAAAGAAAAACTTTGCTTATGCTCTGCCCGCTCAGTCGAACAATACTGGAAAAAAATTTCCGCGCCGCTTTTGGACAGAATCGACTTAAGCATTCAAGTTGAAAAAGTTTCAATAGAAAATTCAAATTCATCGCAAAGCATTTCAACATCAGAATTGCGGAAAGAAATCGCGGCGGCAATAAAAATTCAGCGCAAACGTGGAAAAAGAAATTCAAGGCTTTCTCCATCGGAAATAAAAGAATTTTGCCAGATGAATTCGGAAGCAAAAAAAATTTTAGACGAGGCAACTGAAGCTTACGAGTTTTCGCCAAGATCCGTTTCTAGCTGCATAAAAATTGCAAGGACAATTTCAGACATGAAAGAAGAAAATGTAATTGGAAAAGATTCAATGGAAGAAGCTGTGAAATTTAAAAAGCCAGCAGGCGCAATGAATCTTTTGGCATAA
- a CDS encoding ATP-dependent DNA helicase RecQ, with translation MEYTLFDRTPEDILKSVFGYESFRPMQRKIIQNVLDGRDTLAVMPTGGGKSLCYEIPALILPGITVVVSPLIALMQDQVAQLESYGISAVCLNSSLERNYYQKCCEKILSGKIKLLYVSPEGLNSGRMIRLLQESKSSVDCIAIDEAHCISEWGHDFRPDYMEITHIRNQFPKSVFLALTATATKQVQADIIKNLRMENPEIFMASFNRPNLFLQVIKKDKPIEQVLNFIENHPNQSGIIYCFSRKQVDLVAQELHINGIKALSYHAGLNDAQRAKNQQDFISDKADIMVATVAFGMGINKPDVRFVIHFDMPKSIEQYYQEIGRAGRDGLEAEALLLYSAGDIHKIRYFFKDNFDSAKSENLLQGMINYCENSVCRRQSLLSYFGESYSDARQDCVSSENCCDICATKKINYNQPRAILHKKIQSFPKPSKKSTGELFVSDTLKSNEKILSEKIRSWRKKAAEELNVPPYVIFGDKTLFDIAQKKPSNIKELTSCYGIGEIKAEKFGYFILKIIKENAQ, from the coding sequence ATGGAATACACATTATTCGACAGAACACCGGAAGATATTTTAAAATCAGTTTTTGGCTATGAATCATTCAGACCGATGCAAAGAAAAATAATTCAAAATGTTTTGGACGGACGCGACACGCTTGCTGTCATGCCGACTGGAGGCGGAAAATCTTTATGCTATGAAATTCCGGCTCTTATTCTTCCGGGAATTACAGTCGTTGTTTCGCCGTTAATCGCATTAATGCAAGATCAAGTGGCGCAACTTGAATCCTACGGAATTTCTGCCGTCTGTTTAAATTCGTCTCTTGAAAGAAACTATTATCAAAAATGCTGCGAAAAAATTTTATCAGGAAAAATCAAGCTTCTTTATGTTTCGCCGGAAGGATTGAATTCAGGCAGAATGATTCGGCTGCTTCAGGAATCAAAAAGTTCTGTTGACTGCATTGCAATCGACGAGGCTCACTGCATAAGCGAATGGGGACACGATTTCCGCCCGGACTACATGGAAATAACTCATATAAGAAATCAGTTTCCAAAATCAGTTTTTCTTGCGCTCACGGCAACTGCGACAAAGCAAGTTCAGGCTGATATTATAAAAAATCTTCGGATGGAAAATCCTGAAATATTTATGGCAAGTTTCAACAGACCGAATCTTTTTCTTCAAGTAATAAAAAAAGACAAGCCGATAGAACAAGTTCTGAACTTCATAGAAAATCATCCGAATCAAAGCGGAATAATTTACTGTTTTTCAAGGAAGCAAGTTGATTTAGTCGCGCAAGAATTGCACATAAATGGAATAAAAGCATTGAGCTATCACGCAGGACTTAACGATGCGCAACGGGCAAAAAATCAGCAGGATTTTATTTCTGACAAAGCTGACATTATGGTTGCAACAGTCGCATTCGGAATGGGAATTAATAAACCTGACGTTCGCTTTGTAATTCACTTTGATATGCCAAAATCCATAGAGCAATATTATCAGGAAATCGGGCGGGCAGGACGCGATGGACTAGAAGCTGAAGCCTTGCTTTTATACAGCGCAGGAGACATTCACAAAATCAGATATTTTTTTAAAGACAATTTTGATTCCGCTAAATCAGAAAATCTTTTGCAAGGAATGATAAACTACTGCGAAAATTCTGTTTGCAGGCGGCAATCACTTTTGTCTTACTTTGGGGAAAGCTATTCAGATGCAAGACAAGATTGTGTTTCTTCAGAAAACTGCTGCGATATATGCGCAACGAAAAAAATAAATTACAATCAGCCGCGCGCAATTCTTCATAAAAAAATTCAAAGTTTTCCAAAGCCATCAAAAAAATCTACAGGCGAACTTTTTGTTTCTGACACTTTAAAAAGCAATGAAAAAATTTTATCAGAAAAAATACGAAGCTGGAGAAAAAAGGCAGCAGAAGAATTAAACGTTCCGCCTTATGTTATTTTTGGAGACAAAACACTTTTTGACATTGCGCAAAAGAAGCCATCAAACATAAAAGAACTTACAAGCTGCTACGGAATAGGAGAAATCAAAGCTGAAAAATTTGGGTACTTCATCTTGAAAATAATAAAAGAAAATGCGCAGTGA
- a CDS encoding HEAT repeat domain-containing protein, producing the protein MKRKFLLAAVSLIFTFAWSQESSTPEVIENILSESEKSQTENSAPDEIVSEETSQNVETEIPDVSLSENETSEIQDEPKTETYDAISGSQPSENIKFKYTREKIYPADARPKKHDTSKNYVDRSKDYEKNCNDILKYGLEGQITELIDELTKNQDNRFVDGIYDLFQETKSVAVKEKILEYFTKLKDPCLASYAVEIINDPYDEKNSIVEKCFKYVSEADIKDANPGLVDLVDKEEDAYFTGALSALGETGGKEEALFLADYLDRDDLNVSQRQALMRVLGRIKAVETWQKISEIAKDENENTFVRMYAAEAIGAMENPESEDILVELFESSDPNLRTYVIKGISYFNDKKSSDLITQALRDSQYKVRLEAVSAVGKNRIDKAVPFLIFRCKDKDEQKQVKEKCYSVIADLNTSDGNDYLISVLKDKKIGDATKAKVSAALLEYNHAGTKEVIELARSALKSDIQKNLRYALGKEFAKYDRSEFADICAEYIASDDVATQGTGLDIWAKGRYPSVKSAVEEIAKDAEEENLTEEKEKPKGYQFGAKKKNANAKKAKRILEQS; encoded by the coding sequence ATGAAGAGAAAATTTTTGCTCGCTGCTGTTTCATTGATTTTTACTTTTGCTTGGTCTCAGGAATCTTCCACGCCAGAAGTTATTGAAAATATTTTGTCTGAATCTGAAAAATCTCAAACAGAAAATTCTGCGCCAGATGAAATTGTTTCGGAAGAAACTTCGCAAAATGTTGAAACAGAAATTCCAGATGTTTCTCTTTCTGAAAATGAAACTTCAGAAATTCAAGATGAGCCAAAAACAGAAACTTACGATGCAATTTCCGGAAGCCAACCTTCAGAGAATATAAAATTTAAATATACAAGAGAAAAAATTTATCCGGCAGATGCTCGTCCCAAAAAACATGACACTTCAAAAAATTATGTTGACCGTTCCAAGGATTATGAAAAAAACTGCAATGACATTTTAAAATATGGACTTGAAGGTCAGATTACAGAACTGATTGATGAGCTTACAAAAAATCAGGACAATCGTTTTGTTGACGGAATTTATGATTTGTTTCAAGAAACAAAAAGTGTTGCTGTAAAAGAAAAAATTCTTGAGTATTTCACAAAATTAAAAGACCCTTGCCTCGCTTCTTACGCGGTTGAAATTATAAATGATCCTTACGATGAAAAAAATTCAATTGTTGAAAAATGCTTTAAATATGTTTCCGAAGCTGACATAAAAGATGCGAATCCGGGACTTGTTGATTTGGTTGACAAAGAGGAGGACGCGTATTTTACAGGCGCGCTTTCTGCATTGGGTGAAACAGGCGGAAAAGAAGAGGCGCTTTTTCTTGCGGATTATCTTGACCGTGATGATTTGAATGTTTCCCAGCGGCAAGCCTTGATGCGTGTTCTTGGAAGAATCAAGGCTGTTGAAACTTGGCAGAAAATTTCAGAAATTGCAAAAGACGAAAACGAAAATACTTTTGTCAGAATGTATGCTGCGGAAGCAATTGGCGCAATGGAAAATCCAGAGTCAGAAGATATTCTTGTGGAATTGTTTGAGTCAAGTGATCCGAATCTTCGAACTTATGTTATAAAAGGAATTTCATATTTCAATGACAAAAAATCTTCGGATTTGATTACACAGGCGTTGCGCGATTCCCAGTACAAAGTCCGGCTCGAAGCAGTTTCCGCAGTTGGAAAAAATAGAATTGACAAGGCTGTTCCTTTTTTGATTTTCAGATGCAAAGACAAAGATGAGCAGAAGCAGGTAAAGGAAAAATGTTATTCCGTGATTGCGGATTTAAATACTTCTGACGGAAACGATTATTTAATCAGTGTTTTAAAAGACAAGAAAATTGGAGATGCTACAAAAGCAAAAGTTTCTGCGGCGTTGCTTGAATATAATCATGCTGGAACAAAAGAAGTTATAGAGCTTGCGCGTTCAGCATTGAAGAGCGACATTCAGAAAAATTTGCGTTATGCGTTGGGAAAAGAATTTGCAAAATATGACCGTTCTGAATTCGCTGATATTTGCGCGGAATATATTGCAAGCGATGACGTTGCGACTCAGGGCACTGGTCTTGATATTTGGGCAAAAGGAAGATACCCAAGCGTAAAATCCGCCGTTGAAGAAATTGCAAAAGATGCCGAAGAAGAAAATTTGACAGAGGAAAAAGAAAAGCCTAAAGGCTATCAGTTTGGAGCAAAAAAGAAAAATGCAAATGCAAAAAAAGCAAAACGGATTTTAGAGCAATCTTAA
- the tgt gene encoding tRNA guanosine(34) transglycosylase Tgt has translation MIENFFEIHHEDKNSCARTGVVHLAHGDVQTPVFMPVGTKGTVKALTKDDLEEIGFEIILANTYHLYLRPGADIVSEAGGLHGFTKWNKNFLTDSGGFQVWSLSNLRKIENEGVAFRSTIDGSKHFFTPENVVQTQVKLNSDIQMQLDVCSGYGVERREAERAFRLSSDWAVRALKEWKLHSENGYKGILFPIVQGNFFDDLRKESAEFVDSLGTLGLAIGGLSVGEPADVFAEKLKYTVQFLSKDKPRYVMGIGTPEYILDAVSNGIDMFDCVQPTRIARHGLYFHHKGMLSIKQKRFERDFSVLDSECNCKVCKTYSRAYLRHIFREQEILSSMLASYHNLYFLHNMILEIRTAIENDKFEEYKKNFLDNFHSNEL, from the coding sequence ATGATAGAAAATTTTTTTGAAATTCACCATGAAGATAAAAATTCCTGCGCGCGGACTGGAGTTGTTCACTTGGCGCACGGAGATGTTCAGACTCCTGTTTTTATGCCGGTTGGAACAAAGGGAACTGTAAAGGCTTTGACCAAAGATGATTTGGAAGAAATCGGCTTTGAAATTATTCTTGCAAACACTTATCATCTTTATCTTCGTCCCGGCGCTGACATTGTTTCTGAAGCTGGCGGACTTCACGGATTTACAAAATGGAACAAAAATTTTCTAACAGATTCCGGCGGATTTCAAGTATGGTCCCTTTCAAATCTTCGGAAAATTGAAAATGAAGGAGTTGCCTTTAGAAGCACAATTGATGGAAGCAAGCATTTTTTTACTCCAGAAAATGTTGTTCAAACTCAAGTAAAACTTAACAGCGACATTCAAATGCAGCTTGATGTTTGCTCTGGATATGGCGTTGAAAGACGCGAGGCTGAACGAGCTTTCCGTTTGTCTTCTGACTGGGCTGTTCGCGCGCTAAAAGAATGGAAGCTTCATTCTGAAAATGGCTACAAAGGAATTTTGTTTCCGATTGTTCAAGGAAATTTTTTTGATGACCTTAGAAAAGAAAGCGCGGAATTTGTGGATTCTCTCGGAACTCTGGGACTTGCAATCGGCGGATTGAGCGTTGGCGAGCCTGCGGATGTTTTTGCTGAAAAGTTGAAATACACAGTTCAGTTTCTTTCAAAAGACAAGCCTCGTTACGTTATGGGAATTGGAACTCCTGAATATATTCTTGACGCAGTTTCAAATGGAATTGATATGTTTGATTGTGTTCAGCCTACGCGCATTGCCCGGCATGGACTTTATTTTCATCACAAAGGAATGCTTTCAATCAAGCAAAAAAGATTTGAACGTGATTTTTCTGTGCTTGATTCTGAATGCAATTGCAAAGTCTGCAAAACTTATTCGCGTGCGTATTTGCGGCATATTTTCCGCGAGCAGGAAATTCTTTCTTCTATGCTGGCAAGCTACCACAACCTTTATTTTTTGCACAATATGATTTTAGAAATTCGCACAGCAATCGAAAACGACAAATTTGAAGAATACAAAAAAAATTTCTTGGATAATTTTCATTCAAATGAGCTTTGA
- a CDS encoding LptF/LptG family permease: MKLVFYMLKRFFPVFIGAVMFFVLVLCLTDLFMNLWNYISKNVSSRDVALILVYYIPKAVWYAVPIAMLFATAYMLSDFYARNELLAVFASGISLFKFSVPLLAVAVAMSFALFIFEDNIVVPTFSKKTQLQESVLSKEKSLNNSKIVIMAEGGNVIYKADFFNNKAESLSKLYVLFRTEEKKPDALVYAQKAFWKNNSWKLENAVEYKFQDGNFLTCDLEKRLEARLLEPPETFRNNTISVEQVNTKEAREYIEHLEKAGLPSAEEKSVYYKKYSFPFVVFIVVFLAIGLSGKTRKNVLLVSLAMSITAVVLFYVLQMVTMLMAKFQAIPPLFGAWSPVVLFIIVSCVLLKYAKT, encoded by the coding sequence ATGAAACTTGTTTTTTATATGCTCAAGCGTTTCTTTCCAGTTTTTATTGGCGCGGTCATGTTTTTTGTTCTTGTTCTTTGCCTCACAGATTTGTTTATGAATCTGTGGAATTATATTTCAAAAAATGTTTCGTCGCGCGATGTCGCTTTGATTCTTGTTTATTATATTCCAAAAGCCGTTTGGTATGCAGTTCCGATTGCAATGCTTTTTGCGACTGCCTATATGCTCAGTGATTTTTATGCGCGAAATGAATTGCTTGCGGTTTTTGCATCTGGAATTTCACTTTTTAAATTTTCAGTTCCGTTGCTTGCCGTTGCTGTTGCAATGAGTTTTGCACTTTTTATTTTTGAGGACAATATTGTTGTTCCGACATTTTCAAAAAAAACACAGCTGCAGGAATCAGTTTTGTCGAAGGAAAAATCTTTGAACAACAGCAAGATTGTGATTATGGCTGAAGGCGGAAACGTAATTTATAAGGCGGATTTTTTCAACAACAAAGCGGAATCTCTTTCCAAACTTTATGTTCTGTTTAGAACTGAAGAAAAAAAGCCCGATGCGCTTGTTTATGCTCAAAAAGCTTTTTGGAAAAACAATTCTTGGAAGCTTGAAAATGCAGTGGAATATAAATTTCAAGACGGAAATTTTTTAACTTGCGATTTGGAAAAAAGATTAGAGGCACGTCTTTTGGAACCTCCAGAAACTTTTAGGAACAATACAATTTCTGTTGAACAGGTGAACACGAAAGAAGCCAGAGAATATATAGAGCATCTTGAAAAAGCAGGGCTTCCAAGCGCAGAAGAAAAATCTGTTTATTATAAAAAATATTCGTTTCCTTTTGTCGTTTTTATTGTTGTTTTTTTAGCGATTGGACTTAGCGGAAAAACTCGTAAAAATGTTTTGCTTGTAAGCCTTGCAATGAGCATAACGGCAGTTGTTTTGTTTTATGTTCTTCAAATGGTTACGATGCTTATGGCAAAGTTTCAGGCTATTCCGCCTTTGTTTGGAGCCTGGAGTCCGGTTGTGCTTTTTATAATTGTCAGCTGTGTTTTGTTGAAATATGCTAAAACTTAA
- a CDS encoding LptF/LptG family permease, giving the protein MQAFFAKKIFKLNSVKSNILVRYIAKELLLYFLICFVFFFVVFFVNQILLLAETILKKRVPVNSVLKLILYCLPNVISQSAPFATLVGFLMCLGRLVTDNEILIFRASGQRYSLILKSVLAMGLLISVFSFIMNDYFLPIGTLKYNRLFKQIIVSNPAIELESKSIKRMNDSTLVIGNVNKNNVSDIVLFDSEKDGVQRIIMAENSDVKKSSTPGVIMQLDMNSPIVLSLDKSETENYESISAEKLRLNIFEDSIISSSNGTSPREMTSWDLIKRIKKMKQENSSTKKRLNTFILEYNKKFSVPFGSFFFALLAFPLALIFGKKDGQTLGLIFGIILSVLYWSATIIGQMFGIRGGYNGFWMMWTPNFVIGILGIILYIRLKKK; this is encoded by the coding sequence ATGCAGGCTTTTTTTGCAAAGAAAATTTTCAAGCTGAATTCTGTAAAATCAAATATTTTAGTCCGCTACATTGCAAAAGAACTTTTGCTTTACTTTTTAATTTGCTTTGTTTTTTTCTTTGTTGTGTTTTTTGTAAATCAAATTCTTTTGCTTGCTGAAACTATTTTAAAAAAACGAGTTCCAGTAAATTCTGTTTTAAAACTGATTTTGTATTGTTTGCCGAATGTTATTTCCCAGTCTGCGCCGTTTGCGACTCTTGTTGGATTTTTGATGTGCCTTGGCAGACTTGTTACCGACAATGAAATTTTAATTTTCCGGGCAAGTGGTCAGCGTTACAGTTTGATTTTAAAATCTGTTTTGGCAATGGGACTTTTGATTTCAGTTTTTAGTTTTATTATGAATGACTATTTTCTTCCGATTGGAACCTTAAAATATAACCGGCTTTTCAAACAAATTATTGTGTCAAATCCTGCTATTGAGCTTGAATCAAAGTCAATAAAAAGAATGAATGATTCAACTTTGGTGATTGGAAATGTAAACAAAAATAATGTTTCTGATATTGTTTTGTTCGATTCGGAAAAAGACGGCGTTCAGCGGATTATAATGGCTGAAAATTCCGACGTGAAAAAATCTTCAACTCCGGGCGTAATTATGCAGCTTGATATGAACAGCCCGATTGTCTTGAGCCTCGACAAATCAGAAACTGAAAACTATGAATCTATTTCAGCTGAAAAACTGCGGCTGAACATTTTTGAAGATTCTATTATTTCTTCTAGCAACGGAACTTCGCCTCGTGAAATGACATCGTGGGATTTGATAAAGCGAATAAAAAAAATGAAGCAGGAAAATTCTTCAACGAAAAAAAGATTGAACACTTTTATACTTGAATACAATAAAAAATTTTCAGTTCCTTTTGGATCATTTTTCTTCGCCCTGTTAGCTTTTCCTCTTGCATTGATTTTCGGAAAAAAAGATGGGCAGACACTCGGACTTATATTCGGAATAATACTTTCAGTTCTTTACTGGTCAGCAACAATAATCGGTCAAATGTTTGGAATCCGCGGAGGCTACAACGGATTTTGGATGATGTGGACTCCTAATTTTGTAATAGGAATTTTAGGAATTATTCTTTACATAAGGCTCAAGAAAAAATGA
- the dut gene encoding dUTP diphosphatase yields the protein MLEKIDLKIVAQKNAVVPAYKTEGSAGADVCALLDSPIVIKKGERALIPTGLSFEIPSGYEIQVRPRSGLALKNGVTVLNSPGTIDSDYRGELKIILANFGQEDFIVNSGDRIAQIVISPFTTANFISVNSISETLRGAGGFGSTGV from the coding sequence ATGTTGGAAAAAATAGATTTGAAAATTGTTGCGCAAAAAAACGCTGTTGTGCCGGCTTATAAAACTGAAGGTTCCGCCGGTGCTGATGTTTGCGCTTTGCTGGATTCTCCGATTGTTATTAAGAAAGGCGAGCGCGCTTTGATTCCTACAGGCTTGAGTTTTGAAATTCCGTCTGGCTATGAAATTCAGGTTCGTCCAAGAAGCGGACTTGCTTTAAAAAATGGCGTTACTGTTTTAAATTCGCCTGGAACTATTGACAGCGATTATCGCGGTGAGCTTAAAATTATTCTTGCTAATTTTGGGCAGGAAGATTTTATCGTGAACAGCGGAGATAGAATTGCCCAGATTGTAATCTCTCCATTTACAACAGCGAATTTTATTTCTGTAAATTCTATTTCTGAAACTTTGCGTGGAGCTGGAGGCTTCGGAAGCACTGGTGTCTAA
- a CDS encoding pitrilysin family protein, with product MLAKKQNLLNNITLITQPVANSKVTTFGFYFSVGSRFENEGEHGISHFTEHMIFKGTKTKSNRDISLIFDRMGGIFNAFTERENVGVYCTVPSENFENYKTALETLCDLSSNCTFPPEEMEKERGVVQSEILAVLDDPDDSAMDEVASCVWPNQKISLAITGTSDDVDSITREQMVEWYKKYFAEGELVVIVCGKIFEDILVETLQKLPQHKPSQEFFKHLHFSEKVVWNTENRILKAKFNQTQIFSLYPLSSNLSFKDYISLLIFNSAAGETMSSRLFSSLREKSGLCYSVGSFYTTYENAGLWCAYAVCEKTKAAEVYKKLSEEISGFVENQISDEEIEISKERLCGSEILGETRTAFLMQRLWNFYSMGFPLYETEEILNSIRSAEKNDIIGFIKNLLNEEKKSSLVYGPALSSKQKKEILCWKK from the coding sequence ATGCTCGCAAAAAAACAAAATCTTTTAAATAACATAACGCTTATCACTCAGCCAGTTGCAAATTCAAAAGTTACAACATTCGGTTTTTACTTTTCAGTTGGAAGCCGATTTGAAAATGAAGGTGAGCATGGAATCAGCCATTTTACCGAGCACATGATTTTTAAAGGAACAAAAACAAAATCGAACCGGGACATATCGCTTATTTTTGACAGAATGGGCGGAATTTTTAATGCTTTTACCGAGCGCGAAAATGTAGGCGTTTACTGCACTGTTCCTTCTGAAAATTTTGAAAACTATAAAACGGCTTTGGAAACTCTTTGCGATTTGAGTTCGAACTGTACTTTTCCGCCTGAAGAAATGGAAAAAGAGCGCGGCGTTGTTCAAAGTGAAATTCTTGCTGTTTTGGATGATCCTGATGATTCTGCAATGGATGAAGTTGCGTCTTGTGTCTGGCCGAATCAAAAAATTAGCCTTGCGATAACTGGAACTTCCGACGATGTTGATTCGATTACGCGGGAGCAGATGGTTGAATGGTATAAAAAATATTTTGCGGAAGGCGAGCTTGTTGTAATTGTTTGCGGAAAAATTTTTGAAGATATTCTTGTTGAAACTTTGCAGAAACTTCCGCAGCACAAGCCTTCACAGGAATTTTTTAAGCATCTTCATTTTTCAGAGAAAGTTGTCTGGAACACAGAAAATCGGATTTTAAAAGCCAAATTTAATCAGACGCAAATTTTTTCTTTGTATCCGCTTTCATCAAATCTTTCTTTTAAAGATTACATTTCACTTTTGATTTTTAATTCCGCCGCCGGAGAAACTATGAGCAGCCGGCTTTTTTCTTCGCTTCGTGAAAAATCCGGACTTTGCTATTCAGTTGGAAGTTTTTACACGACTTATGAAAACGCAGGGCTTTGGTGCGCTTATGCTGTTTGTGAAAAAACAAAAGCGGCTGAAGTTTATAAAAAGCTTTCAGAAGAAATTTCAGGCTTTGTTGAAAACCAAATTTCAGATGAAGAAATTGAAATTTCAAAAGAGCGTTTGTGCGGCTCGGAAATTCTTGGGGAAACTAGAACTGCGTTTTTGATGCAACGGCTTTGGAATTTTTATTCGATGGGATTTCCGCTTTACGAAACTGAAGAAATTCTGAATAGTATACGTTCGGCTGAAAAAAATGATATAATCGGCTTCATAAAAAATCTTTTAAATGAAGAAAAAAAATCTTCGCTTGTTTACGGACCTGCGCTTTCTTCAAAACAAAAAAAGGAAATATTATGTTGGAAAAAATAG